The genomic region ATCAAATTGAACAGTATGTTCAAAAGGTCAACCAACTTTACGCTGACGCTGATCATAAAAAGCCTGCAAAATTAACTGCTACTAACAAGCATAAAATCATCAAATCTGCTCAAAATTTAGATAAAAAGATTTCGGATAATCTCTATATGAGCGCATTATCAAGCAAATCTAAGTCCGCCTTCAAAGCAGCTCAAAAGGACTTAAAACGGATTGATACCGATGCCCCTGCTGAGAAGCCAAAGAAAAAAGCGAAGAAAACTAAGGATAGCGACTTCTTCGATGCTGATGGGATTGTCAAAGACGGCCTCCAACTTGGTTCAGAATCAGATTATGCTAATGACGCCAAAAAATTAGCTGCTTATAAAGAAGCTAAGGCCCAACAAGCAGCCATGACTGCTGTTGATAATCTCTTTACAAATAGCAATCATACCGCTATTCCAGCAACCTTAACGACTGAAGATTTCACTTACTCTAAAGCGCTCGTCGAAAAAACAACACATAAGAAATTCAAAGAACGCTACTTAAAGCTAATCAAGGAAGCCAAAGCTCAATTTGACAGCTATAGCACGAGTGAATCATCAACAGCTACTAGCCAAAATAGTTCATCAACTGACACAACGACTACCGACCAAACAACGGATAATACAGTTGATAACACGGCTGCTACAACCAATCAAACAACAACTAACAACAATTACACACAACCCACAACACCGACAACTAACACAAGTTACTCATCTGCTAGTACTCAAAACAGCACGCCTACTAACAGTGATAATAATACGAACGGTACGCAATCAGATTCATCAGCAAGCGATAATCAAATTACAACACAATCACAATCTGACGGTTTGTTACAATAATTTAATCTAGCTGTAACATAAAGAGGAACTACCGAAATATTTTGGTGGTCCCTCTTTTTTAGTAAAATCCGAACGTTTTTTACAAAAGATGGTTATTAAACGCTACCTTTTTAACATAATCTGTTAATTAGTCTTTTAAATCCTAACATCTTAAGAAACTTGTAACACCGCGCTAACTATTATGTAACATGTTTGTCACGTTAGAATGATATGCTTACTGAGCACGATAAATTAAAACAAACTTAAACGTCTAAAAACAAACTTCAAAGGAGCACTTCAATCACAATGAAAAAACAAAAAATGACTTATTTATCATCTGGTATCGTTGGTTTAGCTGGTCTTGCATTAATGGGTATCCAAGCTAATGAAGCTCAAGCTGCTACTACAGGGACAGTTAACTACACAGACGGTGCTACAACTGTTTGGACAAGTCCTGAAGTTGGTCAAAAACCTACACGTTACTTAACAAACAACCAAAACGTTACAATCAAAAATACAAAACAAGTTTATGGTCAAACATGGTATCAATTAGCTGATAACGAATGGGTTGCCGGTGAATTCGTGAAGACAGGTGCTACAACACCAGCTGCTACAACTGCTGCTCCTGCTGCTAAAGACACGATCACAGTTAACTACAAGTCTGGTGCTACAACAATCTGGACAAACACAACTGCTGCTCAACCAACTGGCGCTTACTTGACTTATGGTAAGACACAAAACGTTATTGCTTCTAAGACAGCTAACGGCGTTACATGGTACCAATTAGAAAACAAAGGTTGGGTACCTTCAAGCTACGTTGTTTTAAACAACCCTAACTTAGCCGGCGTCACACCTATTACTGATGCACCAGCTGTTACACCAGTTGCAACTACTACTGCTACAACAACACCAGCAGCTTCAACAACTACGACAACACCTGCTGCTACAACTGCAACTTCTGAATCAGCTACTCAAACATCAACAACTCAACAACAAGCACCTGCAGCTTCACAATCATCATCAACAACACCTGCTGCTCCTGCTCAACAATCATCATCAGTTGCTACTTCATCATCAACAAGTCAAGCAACTCAAGTTCAAACTCAAACATCACAAACTAGCACTTCAGTAGCACCTGTTGCACAATCAGCTTCAACACAACAAAGTGCTCCTGCTCAACAACAAACTCAAACACAAAACACAACAAACACAGCTTCAAGCTCTAACACCACAACAGCAACAACACCTTCACAATCAACAAACACAAACAACTCAACTGCTACAAGCGGTAACGCACAATCAGTTGTTAGTGCTGCATTGTCACAAATTGGTACACCTTATGTATGGGGTGGCTCAACACCTGGTGTTGGTCTTGACTGTTCTGGTTTAGTACAATATGCATACTCACGTGCTGGCGTTTCATTGGGCCGTATCACAACTGCTCAAGAAGGTGCTGGTCAACGCGTATCACTTAACAGCTTACAACCTGGCGATATCATTTTCTGGGGTGGCGCTGGTGCATCATACCATGATGCTATCTACATCGGTGGTGGCCAATACGTTCACGCACCACAACCTGGCGAATCAGTTAAGATTGGTACAATCTCAAGTTACTTCATGCCTTCATTCGCAGTACGCGTACTTTAATTAAAAAATAATAAAAAAGCAGGAGCTATAGCTTCTGCTTTTTTTATTATTCCTAAGTTCTAATTACTTGAAAAACCTACTATTTTCGGTAGAATACT from Latilactobacillus sakei subsp. sakei DSM 20017 = JCM 1157 harbors:
- a CDS encoding toxin Cry1Ac domain D-VI-related protein, producing the protein MKKLTHVLLMLMASCFVILAGCQNKTTVPAAATKTEDQIEQYVQKVNQLYADADHKKPAKLTATNKHKIIKSAQNLDKKISDNLYMSALSSKSKSAFKAAQKDLKRIDTDAPAEKPKKKAKKTKDSDFFDADGIVKDGLQLGSESDYANDAKKLAAYKEAKAQQAAMTAVDNLFTNSNHTAIPATLTTEDFTYSKALVEKTTHKKFKERYLKLIKEAKAQFDSYSTSESSTATSQNSSSTDTTTTDQTTDNTVDNTAATTNQTTTNNNYTQPTTPTTNTSYSSASTQNSTPTNSDNNTNGTQSDSSASDNQITTQSQSDGLLQ
- a CDS encoding C40 family peptidase; translation: MKKQKMTYLSSGIVGLAGLALMGIQANEAQAATTGTVNYTDGATTVWTSPEVGQKPTRYLTNNQNVTIKNTKQVYGQTWYQLADNEWVAGEFVKTGATTPAATTAAPAAKDTITVNYKSGATTIWTNTTAAQPTGAYLTYGKTQNVIASKTANGVTWYQLENKGWVPSSYVVLNNPNLAGVTPITDAPAVTPVATTTATTTPAASTTTTTPAATTATSESATQTSTTQQQAPAASQSSSTTPAAPAQQSSSVATSSSTSQATQVQTQTSQTSTSVAPVAQSASTQQSAPAQQQTQTQNTTNTASSSNTTTATTPSQSTNTNNSTATSGNAQSVVSAALSQIGTPYVWGGSTPGVGLDCSGLVQYAYSRAGVSLGRITTAQEGAGQRVSLNSLQPGDIIFWGGAGASYHDAIYIGGGQYVHAPQPGESVKIGTISSYFMPSFAVRVL